The sequence below is a genomic window from Sander lucioperca isolate FBNREF2018 chromosome 10, SLUC_FBN_1.2, whole genome shotgun sequence.
GTCAAATGTGATGATTTTCTGCTCTTCTTTGTCTTGTATCATAGTTCATGTACGTATATCTTTAGGCTTTGGACAGTTGGTTGAACAGAAAAAAGCAATTGGAAGACAACACAGTGGGCCTTGGGAAGCTGTGATTTTATAGACAGGGATTAGCAATTAATAgaaaaaattatcaaaaaatGAATTACTAACAGTGGCAGTTACATTGGACACACAGACAGCCTCTGTACCTGTAATACTCGTCCTGGGTGAGGgagtggtggtgatggtgatggatcCACTGTTGTTCCAGGGCCAGTCTCTGGATCTGCAGCTCTGCGCTCTGGGCCTGCTGCATGGCCTGGAGCTGATGGGCTGCCGACATGGGACCAGTGAGGGAGGACGGCTGGGGCAAGTCACGGAAAGGAGCACCtgtataaaaaaatgaaataaaaaagaaagaggaaagaggaagAGCAGGTGGGATACAAAAAGGAAAACGGAGAAATAAAGGAGGTGAAAGGGCACCAAGgtcaatcatcatcatcatattcaAAAAGTCTCTTTAGAAACTTTCATCACTGTAAAGTTTTTAGAGAGAAAAACTGAACAAGTACATGGACGAGGAGCCTTCTCCTCACCGAACAGCTGTTGGCGGAGCACCTCGCTGTCAGTGAGGGGGTGAGCCAGGATGGGGGTGCCTAGTGTGGCTCCTGGGTAAGGGAGGCGTGTCAAAGGAGACCCCGACGCCAACGGGTCCATCAGGGGGTGTACCCCGCCCGTCGCTGGATGCCAGTGATGTAATAGGAAATACAGGAGATATTTAATAAGAGTCAAATTATGAATTCAAAACAAAGATAATGCACACAGCATGGAAACATGTAAGAAATGTCTGATTCTTGGTGACACGTGAGCAGCTGAGAAAGTTAAAATCTGAGAAATCTGGATTCTGGATGCAACACTAAGTCAGTGAACATAATGGCAGTGtaagtgtaaatgtaaatgctAGAGCCGATCACAGCTGACATTGGGCAAGAGGCGGGGTACACCCTGGACAGGTCGCCAGGCAATCACAGGGCtgacacatagagacagacaaccATTCACGCTCACATTCACACCTACAGGCAATTTAGAGTCACCAATTAACCTAAATAAACCTAACCTGCACATCATTGGACTGTGGGAGAAAGCTGGAAGACCCGGAGAAAACCCATGCTAATACGGGGAGAACattcaaactccacacagaacaCCCGGCGGATTGGAACCCAGAACCCTCTTGCTGTGAGAAACCATGCTAACTACTGCACCACCCCAAATATTAATATGCACATTTTAACTTTAAACATGACAGAGAAAAAAGACTTCTCTTGCTTGTCATGGTTGATTGGTGTTACCACATCCCTGAACAGTCTGTGGAAAACAACCCCAAGCCTATTTGTTACTCCTGAAGATGTAAATCTTCAAAAATGGGTCACAAATATAtagattaaaaagaaaaaggctcaGCAATCTCTGCTCCACAGCTTGGCATTGCagtttttagcaaatgttactcaaacaggagtaaatagtgcatttgtttggGACTATTGTCAGCCCATAGATTATGACACATGGGGTGTGTCAATCCAACATTCGCTGCTGCACGGTAAatgtgggattgactcaaaatTAACCACAGTGCCTATCATAAAGAAGGAACATGTCATCCAGTGCAATGGTGTGACTCTTAGACTTGTTATTTATAGTTTTGGGGCAATAATGGAGGTCTATGGTGATAGAATATCGCTCACCTTATCCTTTAGCTTTATAGTATGCAAATCTTGCACGAGTCAACCCTCATTAATTAATTTTAGACTACAAAATGTTTTCGTAGTAACACATCTGTGCAATCTCAAGGCAGTTGATACTGATTATAACAACATTTGTAGTAGAAGTGGTTAGTACCTGTGTCTTGCTGGTGCAGGTGAAGATGTGAGTGGATGTGTGAATGCTGGTGATGATGAGGTGTCACATTCAACATCTGCAGACGCCCCAGATTCTCTCCTCCGTTTCCACCTGTTCCTCCTCCacttccccctcctcctccagttCCGTTTCCACCactttctcccctttctctctccctttctctttctcgctctctgtcCCCAAAGGCCGGCAaagctgctctgtctctctccctctcccgcTCTCTTTCCCCACTCCTGTCTCGCTCATAAGAGGCAGGAGAGCGAGTGGGAGTGGGGTAGTTCTCAGAGGGAGCGGCTGGAGCAGTGGCTGGTGGCATATGAGAGGACAGGGAGctgggaaaagaagaatgggggaCTGGGTGAAGAAGTGAGGAGGCGTTGGAGGTCGGCGGAGCaggtggaggaggagctggTGGAGGAGCAGCAGGGCCTGCTGGGGCTTGGGGGGCAGCCGGCGGTGCCGATGATGGgtgagagggaagagagggtgTTAGGAGAGATGAAGGGGGTGGATTGGACAGGGACTGAGGGGCAGGAGGGTTGGGAGGTCGAGTAACCTGGGCCAGGGTTGGGTTCTGGAGGTGCGGTGGGGCAGGGGGAGCTGGGGGAGGAGGAGTACCATAGAGTGACACCTCATTAGCTCCCGCTGCACCTCCTCCAAGTAGCAGggagtgtgcatgtgcatgggCATGGGCATGTGCATGGGCATTGGCATGGGCATGGGCATGGGCATGAGCATGGGCATGTGCATGGGCATGGGCATGAGAATGAGAGTGAGCAAGGGCAAGAGCTGCATGATCCGGTATAGCCCCTGGTGGGTAAACCCGTTCATCACTCTTAAATTCAAATCCTTGCTTTATTCGCTCTCGATGTGCAGCCACTGCATGAGGAAAGCCAACTCCTCCTAACCCTGCACCCCCAATCCCCCCAGGTATTGGGCCTCCTGCCATCCCAGCATGGCCTCCAACACCTGGACCCCCTTCAAGGCTGCCACCAtacaaaaagcccaagatggcTGCAGCTGTAGCTGCATCAGGAGGCAGGTGATGCGGGTGACCTAATCCATGATTCTGGAACTGAGGAAGGAAGAATGAGGGGTGGACGTGGGGATGGCCATGGTGAACTTGTGCATGGTGTGCCTGGGCGCGACTTGCTGCCCCGAGTGGAGACATAGCATGAGGGCGAGCATACTCGCTCAGGGTTCTCAGCGCTGGGGTATCAGGGCCCAGATATGGACCTCCTAAACCTATTCCCAGGGCACCCTGAGGGCCAACCACTGTAGATTGACCCATAGATGGCAGGAGGAGGGAGTGGGGAATAGAGTGAGCGAGGGTGGGGTGGAGATGGTGTGCTGGAGCAAGGTGAGCATGCGGGTGTGAGGGATGATGCTGGGGGTGAGGGTGGGAGGCAGAGTTGCCcgaggatgaggaggaagaagatgaAGGGTCGAGGATGATAGAAGATGAGGAGgggaagaagagagaggagcCCTGGCGACCCCCTCCAGCGGCGTTGACGTCCTTCTGCTGCTGTAGAGAAAACAGTAAAAGACAGTCAATCACATCTGTCCTGATCTGCTTTACTCCCCTCCCGTAAAAATGACCAATTTAATCTACATCAAATCCATTAAATCTGACACGCTGCATAATTATCACGCTCAAATGTGCACACCTGTAGATGCCGATCCAGTTCCCTCTCACGCTCCCTCTCTCgttccctctctttttctctgaggTCTCTGGCCCGCTGCTCGACCTCCCTGCGAGCCCTTTCAATCACCTCATTCCTCTTCTTCCACAGTTTGGAGCCATCCAACGGGACAAAGAGGACATCACTGCGGGCGCAGGAATTCCCACTGCCTCGATCAAGGACCTTGTGAAACCTGGACACAAGTGACACAGCAGAGTAATACATTACTACAACCACCAGGAGTCATAATCATGTTACTGTTAATTACATCTGATCAAATTAAGAGGGACTGAACAGAGTGACAGTCTCAAATAGGATGATGATGTAATTTTGACTTTAccgtgctgattggctggcgTGGATGGGAATGTCTACAGGTTTGGCTTCAGGAGAGGGGCTTCTCAACACCGGTGGGGGGCTTTCAATCTCTTCCCTTTCTTCTATTGGTTCCTCTTTGATAACAGGTGTGGGAGGTGGACCCGAATCCGAATGTCCATCTCCACCAGGGAGTAAAGAACTAGAGACAGGGGTCGAAATGCTGTTGTTGTTGGCTGAGTTACTAAGAGGTGGAGGTCCTTTTGAAACATTTTGAGGCGAGAGTGATTGCGAGTTGGTATTGCTGCTATTGGGTGCGATACTGTTGCTATTGCTGTTGGCCATGTTACTACCACTGTTCCCATTGGAATGGTACGTTCCACTGAAGGGAGGGTGGCTGTTCAAAGTGCCATGGAAAGGGGAGGGGCGACATCCAGGTGAACAGCTGGATGACACACCTGGCCCAGGAAGTGGCATGTTGGGTCCAGATGAGGAGCCAGGGGGAAAAGGTGAGAAGCCTCCCATCTGATTTGTGGATGGGCTGGGTAATGGAGAGAGGGGTGTTGGAGGAGTCTGGGTGGAGGACTGGTAGTGTGGGGGACGTACATTGGGTGCCATACCTGATGGGGATGGCTGGGTGTGGGAGGTTTGGGGTGTCGGTAGAGGAGGTGGTGGAGGGGGATAAGGAGCATTTGGAGGGTGTCCGTGATGgctggaagaggaggaaggagagagcgCAGGAGGCTGATTTGGGCCTCCACGATTTTGGTACAGAGCAGATTCTCGCAGGCTTgagtctctttctctgtctctgggcCCGGACTGGTAGTGGGGGTGAGGTGGGTGGGGGTGATGGGTTCCTCCAGGCCCTGAATACTCTCGTCCCAGGTTTGGAGTCACCCCAGGGGGGCTGAGGTActctcgatttgtgccagtggAAGGAGGCGCCCCAGCAGGAAAGTCTTTTCCTCCAGTGGGAGGATACTCTCTGTGAAAGTGATCTGCTCCAGAGGAAGGGGGTTGTGCCTGGTCCATAGGAGGAGGAAAGTCTCGGCTAGTTGAGTTTGGGGGATGTGGGTGGGGGTGTGGGGGCAGGGAGGAGTGGGAAGGGTGACTTGGGTTGTTTTGGGGTGATGCAGGTGGGTCTCGGTTCAGCATTGGGGTGGCAGGTAACCCGCTGGTTGAACTTTGGGGGTTTCCCTGGGGGATGGAGTTGTTGTTTGGGTTACTGTTGCCTACAACCTCTCTTGTCTGGCCCCCAAACTCACCCCATCTGCCTCCATCTTTGTCTCTGGGATGCCCACCTCCAGTTCCGTTGGGGCCAAAGTCTCTACTCTGGTTTTGGTTTGGCAATGGAAACTCCCTCCCTGCATCCCGTTCCctttctcgctctctgtctctgaaagCTGGACCAAAGTCTCTTCTTTCAGAACCCAAGTTAGGTCCATCTCTCCCAGAACCTTGGAACTCCCGGTTCTGACCCACTGGCAAACCCCCAAACTCCCTGCCTTGGATGCTGTTAGACCCACTCATCCCACCACAAGCACTATTACTATTACCCCCACTACTATTGTTACTGCTGTTGCCAATGGGAGCAGAGAACTCTCTGTTGATCTCCCTCCCCCCACACTCCCCCCTcactcccctctccctctctcctgcagcccccctctctctgtcccctccCCCCCCAGCGTACCTGGGAAGGTACTCcctgtgggggtgggggtgaggATGGGGGAGGTAAGAGGGGTGGGAGGAGGAGTGGCGAGAGGATGGAGGGTTGTAAACAGAGGGaagttgctgctgctgcactgggGGCTGGTGCTGTGGTTGGTGTGGGTGGTGGTTGCCAGGGTAACGGGTGTATCCCCAGCTCCCTTGGCAACCAGTTGCTGTGCCACCCTGCCAGCTGGTGGAGCTGTAGTGGTGAGGGTGGGTAGAGGGTTGGGTCTGAGGCTGGGACTGTGGCTGGGGGCCAGTCTGTGGCAACAGAGAAGGAGGAGTGGACTGAGCCTTGTCCAGGAGTTTGTCTGCTTTTTCAATTTTGTCTCTTTCTATCTTAACCTCAGCAGGCAGGTTTTGTCCCCCAAGCTCCAGGGGCTTCAGGgcaggtggaggaggaagaggagggggtaACGAGTGAGGAATGTTGGGGCTGTTATGGGAAAAATCTCCTCCCGAAACAGTTGTCTTTGTCACACTCTGTGTGCTGGCTTTGGAATTCATTCTGCTGCCACTAAGTGCTCCGTCAATGCTCGTGGGTCCACCATACTCAACTTTACACATCAATTTGGAGTCCATGGAAAAATAGGACTTTCTCCCACTATTGCTGTCGTTTGATGAATCCCCTGCTCCGCGGAGAGAGGGAGTCAGACCAGAGGAAGAGCATGGAGTGGAGGGGGGCTTAAGAGATGGACAGTCTTCAATTCGTGCATCCATCTCCCTCTTTTCTCCATCTCCACAGGactcctcccctctcccctctcgTAGCGCTCTCCTATCGTCTCCTACCCCTTTCCCCACTCCTCCCTCCTTGCCTTTCTCCCGTTCCCTCTCTCCTTGCTTTGGTGAGTCTGGGCCATCGGAATCAGAGTCCAGGCTACCCAAAGGGGAAGCTGAGAGACTTGGGGATGAGGAACGATTGTCCTGGTCTATATCCCGCCCACTGCTCAGACTACTGCTGCTATTGGCCAAGCTCCCTACAACTGAACTCCTACTGCCCTGGGATTGGCCATCTTCGTTGTCACTCTCACGGGATTGGCTGGCAACTGAGGTTGGAGGTGGGACAGTGGAAGGAGCCGAGCTGTCAGTAGAGTGTGTTGATGTTGGAGGGTTTGGGGTAGTGGCCGAATCCTGACAAGAAGAGATTATTTGTGGATGaggtaaaaatgtaaattttgtGAACGTGGCAATATTGTAAAAGCAAAGAATATAACTCTTACTACTTAGACAGTGCCTTTTGGATGATTTAGCTGAATCAAAGATTTATAATTAGTCTTTATATAACAGGTTAATGAAATGTAACACAAACCTGAACTTTCTGCCTCTTTGGAGGAGAAACAAGTTCCTCCCCCTCACTCTCTGATGAATCATGCCCTTGTGATCGGCGACTGAAGCGATTTCCAGCCAATTCCTCACCAGCACCTCTTTGCTAaaacaacacaagacttttaATTCTGTAGTGATGCTTTTGAATCACTAATAGGCCTATAAGTGTTTTTAGAACAAAGCCAcacttgcatgcacacacacacacacacacacacacacacacacacacacacacacacacacacacacacacacacacacacacacacacacacacacacacacacacaaaacatcaaTGTCAAACACGAAACATCAAAGATTTCAAAGAACTACGTTGTAAAACACACTATTGAACAATACTGACACTGCAAGGGTTATGTCTGTGGCAATCAGACATATGATGACTCATGCACTGAaagcgcacacacgcacacacaaacaaaatgtaatacacAGGACAGTTCTTTATTGCTCATAATGACTGTTACAGTACTTGCATgctcacacataaacatatgGCCAAAGCAATGACAAGAGAGATAAAGATATAAAAGAGGTGTGCTCTAACCGTCTGTCTATCATTGCGTTCAGGGCGAGTGGGGCTGGGATGCGGGCGTCTGCCCCTTCTCTCCTCACTCGCTCCCCGCCGTCGCCCACTGCGCATGGGCATCTGCAAAACCCAAAGTCCAGCAAAGGAAGAAAATATGGATGGGAATGGTAAGCATTACATATTAAAACAATGTAGAGTTAAAGGAATAAGGAGATATACAGAGAGAAATATGTGTTGATTATAATGAAAATAGAAGCCAAAAGAAAGTCAAGTTCATTCAATTTAAGGTGGAATGTGGAAAGGACAACAATGGGAGAATAAAAATGGGAGGGAGGTGAAAAGAGCAGTCCATAATAGAGAGAAGACCACAGAGAGGAGGGATAAATTGTAAGCAAAGGGAAGAATCAAATATAAACGTGGAATCTCACAACCAAATAAATGATTTACATCTTACACATCCTGGTTGTTTTGAAATACTATCACATACTGAACTAATTATGATCATACCGATTctttgtgtgtccgtgttttcattatttcttctttaaaacGCTCATTTTAAAACACAAGCCATTGCAGGGACTGAACTGGTTCCTGTTGCTTACTGACTGGGCTGTGTGTTACACCATGAGAGCAACCAAAACCTGTAAAGAAGCATAAACAAAGAAGGCATTATTCAGTTTTTATCGGCATGGAAAACCTACAAAGAATTCAATGTTTTTGCTAAAGAACATTTAGTAAGGATACAGTGATAAGCAATATCGTTTGCTATCTGCACCTAGTGTGGAGCTCAAGAATTTTTCACATTATGAAAACATCTGAGTTTAAAACTGCAAAAGCACTGTTGCAACATTCAAATTCCCAGCATGCTTCACACTGTATTGGCACAACTGCTTTTCGCTGCGCTCCAAACACTTTCCTCTCAGCCTTCAGTCTTCACCACAGCAGCATAAAATCCACAGGCACAATTGGTTAACCCAACTCACACTAACAGAATGCACTTGTCTGGGTATTGTATAATTGGGtgctttaacattaaaacaacagATAATAAGAGCGGAGCAGAAAAGGTGCTGATTGGTAGACTGCATTTTGGAAGGCGGCCTGCAGAAGACTCGATATTTTAAGCATATGAGACCCCCCCTCCTTCCACCTTCACCACAACAGCCAAAACCCACAGCCACTTGTGGTTAACTTGACCTGGTTATGGCCGGCAAAATCacattcttatttatttatccagCCAACCATTAGGGAAATGCACAATGTCAAGATTATTTATCCATTTGGCTGTGCCTGACAACATAGGTGGACTACTTTGCAAGGGCTCGCCTAATCCATTCATTCATGTACCACTATGATGAAAAAATGGCTCATGTATTTTCAATGAGGATATAAATAGTCCACACCACTGGATGTAAAAAGATATATTTGGCTGAACAGTTAGCAGAGCCATTGTACACACTGCTATGCAgcccgtgtatgtgtgtgtgtgtgtgtgtgtgtgtgtgtgtgtgtgtttgtttgattcCTATAAATCCTGTACCAGCTCCACTACACATGGCTATGCATTTATTATTAGTGCATGCTGCAGTGACTGATCCAATCAGAGTAAAATCTTAACCGTTGCAATCACTATTCACACTTCATATgcagaatagaaaaaaaacaaacatgccaCATGTATGTATAAGCATGCAGTGTATGTATAGTCAGCCTAATTAACATGAGTTAATCACACAGGAAACATTCAGTAACCTAGTGGGTTACCGTACATAATGCATCTCAGTTACAGGTGGCAGCTAGTGGCCTGTCTGTGGTCCAATGGCAGGTCCATGGCCATGGTCAGTAAACAACTAGGACTCAAACACACATCACTAACATACACCAGCATTAACATCACTTGTCCCCTTGCACGCTCACGCTTGAGCACACAGCAAACAGAACATGCATTATCAACAAATTGACCACTGCATGTGATGCAAAGCAGCAGCATGCAGTTGCTCTGCTTACATCACCAGCGGGCGAGCACTGCAACGactctttcttctttctccctGCGAATGTTATTGATACACATGCAGAGGCCGGGAAAAGCTGCTCTACCGCCTGCCTCTCATACTACCACGGCGGAACACAGTCCACCTACGACGGGGAGAGTCTCGTTCAGCAGCACATACATGTTCACAATCAGAATGGATGCCTGTGCAGTGCTGTTTCTAGACGCTGCACATCCTAAAAGAAAGAGGATATGGAATGGCGAATCATGGCATTTCGCACCGGCTCTCCCTTCCCCTTTCCTCGCTGGAATGTGGGTGCGCGTCGTGCACTCTATTAACATTAATTCACCGGGACATAATTTAGCCATAACGCAGGAGCATGATGGTAATTAAAgcacaaaggaaaaaaatggGAGGGAGAGGACGAACGTGGCCAGCAGGAATAGCTCCAAATACACAGTATACGCATCCATTTTTTCCTTTTACTTACCTATAATATCCAGCGATGCGTGCTCtcactctccctttctctctctgttttgtcGTTTTATGTTGCACGCTGACACGCACACCTCAGAGCCCAGGCGTCTGTCAACAGAGGCTTGTGCTGGCTCATATTGCAACGGGCTCCGATAATAATAATGCAGAAGAAATCTATTTCTATTctttgcaggaaaaaaaacaggggTGCCAACTGAAGACTACAAATTGATGCGTACCCTTGCCTCTTCCCCAccccctttttcttttttttttttgcccccctCTCCCACCCTACCTACTCCCCCCTTCCTCTAAGGAAGACGACTTGCACTTTTTTTATATCCCCTCTCCGGTCTTACAGTCACAATTTTTAGCGGAGGGGTGAGCCAGAGAGAGGGATGCACGTCGggtgagagaaagggagaggagagggcgTGATTtgcatgaggagagagggggaggataaaggaggaggaggagggagtagTGAGGCAGGGAGAAGGAGGAATAGAGGCGCAGAGAGAGGGCCAAAACTCTGAAGAGGGAGGGGATCAAGAGGGagggtctctctctgtctctgttgccTAGTCCCTCCAGAGTCACCTTTACTGTATGGAGAAGCTCTGCTTCAGACCGAACAACTAGCTGTTCGGCTTTATCTCGGGATGAAGAAATGTCCAATAGGTCTTTGTTCTCACAGGCCTCACTTATTTTAAAGCCAAACAAGCTGAAAGGTGGACTAAAGAGAAAATAGACTACACATCTAATTGTGTGAGCATTTTAATGACAATCTCAGCGACTTAACAAAGAAAGCTCCAACTcgttttaaataattaaacaatTAAGAAATTAACAAACTAAATCGTGCCCTCTTGTGTGTTATGTGTCTGTCCAGCAgctccctgtctgtctggggGAAGCTTGCAGCGGTGTGTCCAGTCAAGCGGCTCTGCagacctcctcctcccctctcctcccctccgcTCCGCTGCTGtcgttctctccctctctccccttcacGCAGCCCCCTGTCCCGTCTCCTATTGTGTGGTCACCATGGAAACCGGGCCGGAGACTGTACCCGTTGCGCATGCGCGGCTCCAGCCttccttcatcatcatcatcaccagcaACCCGGCACGAGAGGAACCGAAGCCTCGTCGCGCTCGCGCTCCCTCTGCTGCTCGGTTCAGCGCGAGCACCTGATAATTAATCTGCAGACGTGCGCCGTTACAATGTAGCGACAGCTGATATGTTGTTATCATGGGCAGGTGTGAGCTCgaggttgttgttttctttttaatgtttatttgtatagggacAAGTATGTAGCATAGACCTATGCCACACACCACAGCATTTATAGCCGAAGCTAATTTGCAATGCACGTCCCTAGATggaccctttttttttaaatacagtaacACAACACTTACATAGAAGACAGTAGAGAACACAAACTCATCAATagatacatacatttaaatgcaaAAACTCACAAggaaatacagacaaaacaatacaaaacacagACTAATACAATAAATCACAGATCAGGCTATGATTATGAAGtcacaacatttttaaatatattacaaCTTAATGTAACCGATTAATATACAACGGCATCGGATATATTAGATTAGAATATAGgccctttttaaaatgtgtatttatgGGCCTATACTATTAGTAAAATCATATTTGATGATACATATCCCATTGTTGCAGTTGCACTTGTCATCCTGCAGATGCAGAAGTATAGGTGGCCATTAATTATTGCTTTCAGTTCCTTCAGTTGGCATCATGCAGGAAAAAAATCCTTCTACTGTAAATTTTCTACAGAAAATTCTGAAGATTCCCCTTGAGTTCCTGCAAGGTTTATGCTGAATTCCTGTATGGTTCCTTCAAAATTCCTAAATGATTCCTTCATATCGTATCAGCAGGAATGACCTTTACTTTTTTGCAGCATTCCTGTACGACTTTTTTGTAAGCAGTGTTCATCACCTGCTGTGACGTCAATATTTAATGTGGCCGGAAGTGGAACATGCTTGTATGTTTCTTCTTACCAGAGAACAGTACAGAGATGGTTTTTAGCCATATTTGATTCAGTGATTATTTACCTTTTAAGCAATAGAAACGAAGAAGAGCCTTCCCTTTAAACAAATACACAGAGATCTTTGGTTCGAGTTAATATGTATCCATTTCTTTATTAAGGATAACCTAATAGACAGACAACGTGACAGATACAATTTTGTAGCAAGCTGCTGAGAGTTCACATCAGAAACGACATGAGGAACAGGAGGGAGAGGAAACTGCAGGGCACAAAAGACCAAACCACTTCTGCAGTGAGTCAAAAGGAGACAGTCAAAGGGTTCAGGAAAGAATGAGAAACTAACAAGTGCATCAGGCGAAGTGCTCGTCTGCTGTGGGGTGAAACACTGATCTTTTCCTCCAGGCTTTGTTCAGGATTTTGCTGCAACCGGCTGTAGTCAATTAAGTCAATCACTAAAGAGCCTGGTCAATATACTGTAGCTACAGTTCATTATCTGTGCATTATTATTTGAAAACTAATTAGGCTTAATGCGTTTAAGTTAGTGTGGTTAGAGCTTTGCTGAAACAGGTGTCATGATGTCAGTACTATGTGCCCGTCAGGGAAATATAACATGATTTATATGTTTGCGTGCTTGTGTGCCACTGCTTATGGCACTGGCACTCAAAGGGCACTGGGGTTGCGAAAGTTGTGCCCAGCAAAGCGAGCCTGGTCACCCAACTCTTCCTCAATcctgagaggaggaagaggaggtgagGAAGAAAATAGAGAGAAATGTAGAGCAGGCAGATGAATGGGAAAGAGGACAACAGCAGATGAAACAAAGagggaaagaagaagagaaatatAAAAGtggcattttttaaaatgtatttctatatatacatacatatacaaatcAAGCTATGGATACCCACCTCATGAGCTGATTGTATTTGGCCAGACGTTCTGATCGACAGGGAGCTCCAGTCTTGATCTTGAAGTAGACACAAATACCAAGTGTCACAGAGAGTTAAATGTGCAGCTACATTATTACTAACCCTTGAAATTTGGTTAGCAAGCAACACTTATTTTCACGATCAAAGTGATCTTTGATTGCTTTTTTTGTGATAAATcacatctgtaaaatgtcaaaaataatggCAACTACTCCAAAAGTATATTAACATTTTGAAGCTTTAATCAGCTAATCTTAGTATGTTTTTCTTGAGATCCAATTGACAAAAGTGAGTTTTTGGTGTTCTGTGAACTGACTTATTAACTTATTATTTCACAACTTCAATCatttcaattattattattattattattaatacttattattattattattattattattatactattaTTAAATAGTCAGTATTTAGTAATATAGCTTATATTGCTAAAATTACAATGCTCACACCTTTCCACTTCTGATTATTTGACTTATGTATCTTATATTTAAGCTACTATTGTAATGTTGAAGAAGCACAAgtattattgttgttttgtgttgtcTCATTAACTGTGACAAAAGGGACAACTAATGTAATGCAATGACACAAATGTAGAATTCTATTAGTAACTAAATTGGGAAAGGAAGAACGGACA
It includes:
- the atn1 gene encoding atrophin-1 isoform X2 is translated as MKTRTHKESMPMRSGRRRGASEERRGRRPHPSPTRPERNDRQTQRGAGEELAGNRFSRRSQGHDSSESEGEELVSPPKRQKVQDSATTPNPPTSTHSTDSSAPSTVPPPTSVASQSRESDNEDGQSQGSRSSVVGSLANSSSSLSSGRDIDQDNRSSSPSLSASPLGSLDSDSDGPDSPKQGEREREKGKEGGVGKGVGDDRRALREGRGEESCGDGEKREMDARIEDCPSLKPPSTPCSSSGLTPSLRGAGDSSNDSNSGRKSYFSMDSKLMCKVEYGGPTSIDGALSGSRMNSKASTQSVTKTTVSGGDFSHNSPNIPHSLPPPLPPPPALKPLELGGQNLPAEVKIERDKIEKADKLLDKAQSTPPSLLPQTGPQPQSQPQTQPSTHPHHYSSTSWQGGTATGCQGSWGYTRYPGNHHPHQPQHQPPVQQQQLPSVYNPPSSRHSSSHPSYLPHPHPHPHREYLPRYAGGGGDRERGAAGERERGVRGECGGREINREFSAPIGNSSNNSSGGNSNSACGGMSGSNSIQGREFGGLPVGQNREFQGSGRDGPNLGSERRDFGPAFRDRERERERDAGREFPLPNQNQSRDFGPNGTGGGHPRDKDGGRWGEFGGQTREVVGNSNPNNNSIPQGNPQSSTSGLPATPMLNRDPPASPQNNPSHPSHSSLPPHPHPHPPNSTSRDFPPPMDQAQPPSSGADHFHREYPPTGGKDFPAGAPPSTGTNREYLSPPGVTPNLGREYSGPGGTHHPHPPHPHYQSGPRDRERDSSLRESALYQNRGGPNQPPALSPSSSSSHHGHPPNAPYPPPPPPLPTPQTSHTQPSPSGMAPNVRPPHYQSSTQTPPTPLSPLPSPSTNQMGGFSPFPPGSSSGPNMPLPGPGVSSSCSPGCRPSPFHGTLNSHPPFSGTYHSNGNSGSNMANSNSNSIAPNSSNTNSQSLSPQNVSKGPPPLSNSANNNSISTPVSSSLLPGGDGHSDSGPPPTPVIKEEPIEEREEIESPPPVLRSPSPEAKPVDIPIHASQSARFHKVLDRGSGNSCARSDVLFVPLDGSKLWKKRNEVIERARREVEQRARDLREKERERERERERELDRHLQQKDVNAAGGGRQGSSLFFPSSSSIILDPSSSSSSSSGNSASHPHPQHHPSHPHAHLAPAHHLHPTLAHSIPHSLLLPSMGQSTVVGPQGALGIGLGGPYLGPDTPALRTLSEYARPHAMSPLGAASRAQAHHAQVHHGHPHVHPSFFLPQFQNHGLGHPHHLPPDAATAAAILGFLYGGSLEGGPGVGGHAGMAGGPIPGGIGGAGLGGVGFPHAVAAHRERIKQGFEFKSDERVYPPGAIPDHAALALAHSHSHAHAHAHAHAHAHAHAHANAHAHAHAHAHAHSLLLGGGAAGANEVSLYGTPPPPAPPAPPHLQNPTLAQVTRPPNPPAPQSLSNPPPSSLLTPSLPSHPSSAPPAAPQAPAGPAAPPPAPPPPAPPTSNASSLLHPVPHSSFPSSLSSHMPPATAPAAPSENYPTPTRSPASYERDRSGERERERERDRAALPAFGDRERERERERERGESGGNGTGGGGGSGGGTGGNGGENLGRLQMLNVTPHHHQHSHIHSHLHLHQQDTATGGVHPLMDPLASGSPLTRLPYPGATLGTPILAHPLTDSEVLRQQLFGEEKAPRPCAPFRDLPQPSSLTGPMSAAHQLQAMQQAQSAELQIQRLALEQQWIHHHHHHSLTQDEYYSHLKKESDKTL